A genomic window from Shewanella vesiculosa includes:
- a CDS encoding patatin-like phospholipase family protein, with translation MQSTLRLNLFIWFLASSMCLCLAVQPAYAAKKAPKERPTIGLVLSGGGAKGAAHIGVLKVLEKYHIPVDYIAGTSIGAYVAGMYALGYNADQIEKIMLSGEWSKGYSDTIPRDKLSYRDKQQRDQFNIPLTVGYNNNSLTSPSGLLRGQSMSQLLRHSTGLVEQFGDFDELAIPYRAVATDLATSEAVVLSSGSVVQAMQASATVPGALQPALINGRLLVDGGIANNMPIDVVKAMGADIIIAVDIGSPLTKQENLDSTIAVLEQLSTMLTQASTARQKTLLTSSDILIRPAIDNLSTTDFSIMPLALKLGEDAAKLELVKLQPLGISEQDYLAYQASKLQQSLLWNDPLKKPIYKIAFDNQSKVSEKLLRERLGITEGIILSKEELDSALNRVYSLNKFERVDAEFEDVDQGRILTITTKAKSWGPNYFQAGFNWEDDFTLDSAITLSLAYTMTDLTENGGEWRNELELGFKKRVATEFYQPLDRDQTFYSLARFQYEMKNWDLYDQDTRYFQLENKVAQIVLGIGYNFNSDGIMELGVIAEDGRVTSEFGLVDSINYHSTGGYFKVAYDNLNSISFPTEGNRLTFTSYLRDESYKGLSNVDNTFSDDLAWQFEADWKGALKLGNHAIVGKMELATTQNDGDFTLHVADLGGFLNLSGFRKDTLVGAHKVFGAVIYQYDLGRDVLITDLPLYLGTSLEAGNVWFNRDDVDLGDLIFGSSLYLGTDTDWGPAALGFGFNDSGQSAFYLFVGKNF, from the coding sequence ATGCAATCAACCTTACGCCTTAACTTATTCATATGGTTTTTGGCTAGCAGTATGTGCCTTTGCCTGGCGGTGCAACCTGCCTATGCAGCAAAAAAAGCGCCTAAAGAAAGGCCAACTATTGGCTTAGTGCTCAGTGGTGGCGGAGCCAAGGGCGCTGCACATATTGGTGTATTGAAAGTACTTGAAAAGTATCATATTCCTGTTGATTACATTGCGGGTACCAGTATTGGTGCCTATGTTGCTGGCATGTATGCATTAGGCTATAACGCCGACCAAATTGAAAAAATTATGCTCAGTGGAGAATGGTCTAAAGGCTACTCAGACACTATTCCGCGCGATAAATTAAGCTACCGTGATAAACAGCAACGTGATCAGTTTAATATTCCACTCACAGTGGGCTATAACAATAACAGTTTAACTTCTCCTAGTGGTTTGTTACGTGGCCAAAGTATGTCGCAATTATTGCGCCACTCGACGGGTTTAGTTGAGCAGTTTGGTGATTTTGATGAACTTGCGATTCCCTATCGAGCAGTGGCGACGGATTTAGCCACTAGTGAAGCCGTGGTGTTATCTAGCGGCAGTGTTGTGCAAGCAATGCAAGCATCGGCAACGGTACCTGGTGCATTGCAACCAGCATTGATTAATGGCCGCTTACTGGTTGATGGTGGCATTGCCAATAATATGCCGATTGATGTGGTCAAAGCCATGGGCGCAGACATCATCATTGCTGTTGATATCGGTTCGCCATTAACTAAGCAAGAAAACTTAGACAGCACCATTGCTGTATTAGAGCAGCTATCAACTATGTTGACTCAAGCTAGCACTGCGCGGCAAAAAACCTTGCTGACATCGAGCGATATCTTAATTCGTCCTGCCATTGATAATTTAAGCACCACTGATTTTTCAATTATGCCATTGGCACTTAAATTAGGTGAAGATGCCGCTAAGTTAGAATTAGTAAAGTTACAACCTCTTGGCATTAGTGAACAAGATTACTTAGCCTATCAAGCAAGTAAATTACAACAAAGTTTACTGTGGAACGACCCGCTTAAAAAACCCATTTATAAAATTGCTTTTGATAATCAATCAAAAGTCAGTGAGAAATTACTGCGTGAGCGTTTAGGGATCACTGAAGGTATTATTCTGAGTAAAGAGGAACTCGATTCTGCTCTAAATCGGGTGTACTCACTGAATAAATTTGAGCGTGTTGATGCTGAGTTTGAAGATGTTGATCAAGGGCGAATACTGACCATTACCACTAAGGCCAAATCATGGGGACCAAACTATTTTCAAGCGGGATTTAATTGGGAGGATGATTTCACCTTAGATTCGGCGATTACCTTAAGTTTGGCGTATACCATGACTGACTTAACTGAAAATGGTGGTGAGTGGCGTAACGAATTAGAACTTGGCTTTAAAAAGCGCGTGGCGACTGAGTTTTATCAACCCTTAGATCGTGATCAAACATTTTACAGCTTAGCGAGATTTCAATATGAAATGAAAAACTGGGATCTGTACGATCAAGATACTCGTTACTTTCAACTCGAGAATAAAGTTGCACAAATTGTATTAGGTATCGGTTATAACTTTAATTCTGATGGCATTATGGAATTAGGTGTTATCGCCGAAGATGGCCGTGTTACCAGTGAATTTGGCTTAGTTGATTCAATTAATTACCATTCAACCGGCGGCTATTTTAAAGTTGCCTACGATAACCTCAACAGCATTAGCTTCCCAACAGAAGGCAATAGACTGACCTTTACCAGCTATTTAAGAGATGAGTCATATAAAGGCTTAAGCAATGTCGATAATACTTTCAGCGATGATTTAGCCTGGCAATTTGAGGCCGATTGGAAAGGCGCATTAAAGCTCGGTAATCATGCCATTGTGGGTAAAATGGAATTGGCAACCACCCAGAATGATGGCGACTTTACTTTGCATGTTGCCGATTTAGGTGGTTTCTTAAACTTATCTGGTTTCCGCAAAGATACCTTGGTCGGCGCCCATAAAGTCTTTGGTGCCGTGATTTACCAATACGATCTTGGCCGTGATGTGCTGATCACCGATTTGCCTTTGTACTTAGGCACTAGCCTTGAAGCTGGTAATGTATGGTTTAATCGTGATGATGTCGATTTAGGTGATTTGATTTTCGGTAGTAGTTTATATTTAGGTACCGATACCGATTGGGGACCCGCGGCATTAGGTTTCGGTTTTAATGACAGTGGCCAGTCTGCATTTTATTTATTTGTCGGCAAAAACTTTTAG
- the hxpB gene encoding hexitol phosphatase HxpB, translating to MVSTQIKAVIFDMDGILIDSEPAWQLAEQTVLNSFGLNLSLEDVEQTTGLRIDHVVSYWHQRFPWPNYDNTATANTIVNEVVSQINAHGQPMLGVVESLEACKRLGLKIGLATSSSSLIIEAVLHKLAISHYFDAIESAENLDYGKPHPEVYLNCAKGLDIAPSQCIAIEDSFNGLIAARAASMQTVAIPAPHTATQTKWVIAHHQLAHAGLLPALLNKVAALLERTTSC from the coding sequence ATTGTGTCTACCCAAATAAAAGCCGTTATTTTTGATATGGATGGAATTTTAATTGATTCCGAACCCGCTTGGCAGTTAGCTGAGCAAACTGTACTGAATAGTTTTGGGCTTAACCTCAGCCTTGAAGACGTGGAGCAAACCACAGGCTTGCGTATTGATCATGTTGTTAGCTATTGGCACCAACGTTTTCCATGGCCAAATTACGACAATACAGCGACGGCGAATACCATAGTTAATGAAGTAGTAAGCCAAATAAACGCACATGGTCAACCCATGTTAGGTGTGGTTGAGTCGCTAGAGGCGTGCAAACGTTTAGGGCTTAAAATAGGTTTAGCCACCTCTTCATCGTCATTAATTATCGAAGCAGTGCTGCATAAACTCGCCATAAGTCATTATTTTGATGCTATAGAGTCGGCTGAAAATTTAGACTATGGTAAGCCTCATCCCGAGGTATATTTGAATTGTGCTAAAGGCTTGGACATAGCACCAAGCCAATGTATTGCGATTGAAGATTCATTTAATGGCTTAATTGCTGCCCGTGCGGCCAGCATGCAAACGGTGGCAATTCCTGCGCCTCACACTGCGACACAAACCAAATGGGTTATTGCGCATCATCAATTGGCGCACGCAGGATTATTACCCGCATTGCTTAACAAGGTCGCTGCGCTGCTAGAGCGGACTACGTCCTGCTAG
- the acnB gene encoding bifunctional aconitate hydratase 2/2-methylisocitrate dehydratase has protein sequence MLEAYRKHVAERAAEGVVPKPLDAQQVAELVKLIETPPAGEEAFVLDLLENRIPPGVDEAAYVKAAFLDAVAKGTVSSPILSAEHAVKLLGTMQGGYNIEPLIDQLDNAALAPLSVTALSNTLLMFDSYHDVVEKMQAGNDFAKQVVEAWANADWFLNRPKMADKVTLTVFKVSGETNTDDLSPAPDAWSRPDIPLHALAMLKNARDGIVPDQSGVVGPIKEIEALKGKGHPLVYVGDVVGTGSSRKSATNSVLWFMGDDIPYVPNKRAGGFCLGNKIAPIFFNTMEDAGALPIELNVDQMDTGDVIDIYPYEGVVKRHGTDEVISTFELKTEVLLDEVRAGGRIPLIIGRGLTDRARETLGLEASKVFVRPQDIAASNNGYTLAQKMVGKACGVSGVRPGQYCEPKMTSVGSQDTTGPMTRDELKDLACLGFSADLTMQSFCHTAAYPKPVDVTTHHTLPDFIMNRGGVALRPGDGVIHSWLNRMLLPDTVGTGGDSHTRFPIGISFPAGSGLVAFAAATGVMPLDMPESVLVRFKGEMQPGITLRDLVHAIPLKAIEMGLLTVEKKGKINAFSGRVLEIEGLEKLKVEQAFELSDASAERSAAGCSIKLDKEPIIEYLTSNIVMLKWMIAEGYGDRRTIERRITAMQEWIANPQLMEADKDAEYAEIIEINLNDIKEPILCAPNDPDDAVLLSSVAQTKIDEVFVGSCMTNIGHFRATGKMLEKFATTLPTRLWIAPPTKMDRDQLTEEGYYSIFGRVGARIEIPGCSLCMGNQARVAEGATVVSTSTRNFPNRLGTGANVYLASAELAAVAALLGRLPSVEEYQEYAKELDATAADTYRYLNFDQIDSYTKKADSVIFQAAV, from the coding sequence GTGCTAGAAGCATATCGTAAACACGTCGCAGAACGTGCTGCAGAGGGTGTAGTCCCTAAGCCATTAGATGCACAACAAGTGGCTGAACTGGTTAAGTTAATTGAAACACCTCCAGCAGGTGAAGAGGCATTCGTCCTCGACTTGCTCGAAAATCGTATTCCACCAGGAGTAGATGAAGCCGCTTATGTTAAAGCCGCTTTCCTTGATGCAGTCGCTAAAGGCACTGTGTCATCTCCTATTTTAAGCGCAGAACACGCTGTTAAACTGCTTGGCACTATGCAAGGCGGTTACAACATTGAGCCGTTAATTGACCAACTAGATAATGCAGCATTAGCACCTCTATCGGTTACCGCACTTTCAAATACATTGTTGATGTTTGATTCATACCACGATGTTGTTGAAAAAATGCAAGCGGGTAATGATTTTGCTAAGCAGGTTGTTGAGGCTTGGGCTAATGCAGATTGGTTCTTAAACCGTCCAAAAATGGCTGACAAAGTTACCTTAACAGTGTTTAAAGTGTCTGGTGAAACCAACACTGATGATTTGTCTCCTGCGCCAGATGCATGGTCTCGTCCAGATATTCCACTACACGCATTAGCAATGCTAAAAAATGCCCGTGACGGTATTGTGCCTGATCAATCAGGTGTAGTGGGTCCAATCAAAGAAATCGAAGCGTTAAAAGGTAAAGGTCATCCTTTAGTTTACGTTGGTGATGTGGTTGGTACGGGTTCTTCACGTAAATCTGCCACTAACTCAGTGTTATGGTTTATGGGTGATGATATTCCTTATGTGCCTAACAAGCGTGCTGGTGGCTTCTGTTTAGGTAACAAAATTGCGCCAATTTTCTTCAACACAATGGAAGATGCGGGTGCATTACCGATCGAACTAAACGTTGATCAAATGGATACTGGTGATGTGATCGATATCTACCCTTATGAAGGTGTAGTTAAGCGTCACGGCACTGATGAAGTTATCTCTACATTTGAGCTTAAAACCGAAGTATTGTTAGATGAAGTTCGTGCTGGTGGTCGTATTCCGTTGATCATTGGTCGCGGCCTTACTGACCGTGCGCGTGAAACCTTAGGACTTGAAGCATCAAAAGTGTTTGTTCGTCCACAAGACATCGCCGCTTCTAACAATGGCTATACTTTAGCTCAGAAAATGGTTGGTAAAGCATGTGGCGTATCAGGCGTTCGTCCTGGCCAATACTGCGAACCTAAGATGACCTCTGTCGGTTCACAAGACACTACCGGCCCTATGACACGTGATGAGTTAAAAGACTTAGCATGTTTAGGCTTTAGTGCTGATTTAACCATGCAGTCATTCTGTCACACTGCCGCTTATCCAAAGCCAGTTGATGTTACCACTCACCACACACTACCAGATTTCATTATGAACCGTGGTGGTGTTGCTTTACGTCCAGGTGACGGGGTTATTCACTCTTGGTTAAACCGTATGTTGTTACCCGATACCGTAGGTACTGGTGGTGATTCACATACTCGTTTCCCGATTGGTATTTCGTTCCCAGCAGGTTCTGGTCTAGTAGCATTTGCTGCAGCAACAGGTGTTATGCCTCTTGATATGCCTGAATCAGTGCTAGTTCGCTTTAAAGGCGAAATGCAACCTGGTATTACCTTACGTGACTTAGTCCATGCTATCCCACTAAAAGCAATTGAAATGGGTCTGCTAACGGTCGAGAAGAAAGGCAAAATTAACGCTTTCTCTGGCCGCGTATTAGAAATTGAAGGTCTTGAAAAACTTAAAGTTGAACAAGCATTCGAATTATCTGATGCATCTGCTGAGCGTTCAGCAGCAGGTTGTAGCATTAAGCTAGACAAAGAGCCAATCATTGAATATCTAACCTCTAACATCGTGATGTTAAAGTGGATGATTGCAGAAGGTTATGGCGATCGTCGTACGATTGAACGTCGTATTACTGCGATGCAAGAATGGATTGCTAACCCACAGTTGATGGAAGCAGATAAAGATGCAGAATATGCTGAAATTATCGAAATCAACCTAAACGACATCAAAGAGCCAATCCTTTGTGCACCAAACGATCCTGATGATGCAGTATTATTATCAAGCGTTGCACAAACTAAGATTGACGAAGTGTTTGTGGGTTCTTGTATGACTAACATCGGTCATTTCCGTGCTACCGGTAAGATGTTAGAAAAGTTTGCTACCACGCTACCAACTCGTTTATGGATTGCACCACCGACTAAGATGGACCGCGATCAATTAACGGAAGAAGGTTACTACTCAATCTTCGGTCGTGTTGGTGCTCGCATCGAGATCCCTGGTTGTTCTCTATGTATGGGTAACCAAGCACGTGTAGCAGAAGGTGCGACTGTAGTATCAACGTCTACACGTAACTTCCCTAACCGTTTAGGTACTGGCGCAAACGTTTACTTAGCATCAGCTGAATTAGCCGCAGTAGCAGCGCTACTGGGTCGTTTACCTTCAGTTGAAGAGTATCAAGAATATGCCAAAGAATTAGATGCAACAGCAGCTGATACTTACCGTTACTTGAACTTCGACCAAATCGATTCTTACACTAAGAAAGCCGACAGCGTGATTTTCCAAGCCGCAGTTTAA
- a CDS encoding gamma-butyrobetaine hydroxylase-like domain-containing protein has product MTQSTPTVTGIKLKRQSKLLEVTFDNGQTYNISCEMLRVFSPSAEVQRHGNPILVTHKKAVNIKALEPVGHYAVKIIFDDGHDTGLYSWQVLHNLCSNQTELWQQYLARLRAENGSREPLISMNIKYS; this is encoded by the coding sequence ATGACCCAATCAACGCCAACTGTCACTGGCATTAAACTTAAGCGCCAATCTAAGTTACTCGAAGTGACGTTCGATAACGGCCAAACCTACAATATTAGCTGTGAAATGTTACGGGTATTCTCGCCATCTGCAGAAGTGCAGCGTCATGGTAATCCAATATTGGTTACCCATAAGAAAGCCGTTAATATCAAAGCGCTCGAACCAGTTGGTCATTATGCAGTTAAAATCATCTTTGATGATGGCCACGATACTGGCTTATATTCTTGGCAGGTACTGCATAACTTATGCAGTAATCAAACTGAGCTATGGCAGCAATATCTTGCCAGATTGCGGGCAGAGAATGGCTCACGTGAACCACTGATTTCTATGAATATTAAGTATTCATAG
- the hslU gene encoding HslU--HslV peptidase ATPase subunit codes for MSEMTPREIVHELDAHIIGQQNAKRSVAVALRNRWRRMQLEPALRHEVTPKNILMIGPTGVGKTEIARRLAKLANAPFIKVEATKFTEVGYVGKEVEQIIRDLTDSAVKMTREQQMKKCRYRAEELAEERILDALLPKPKDDWDTDKKDDSSTRQVFRKKLREGLLDDKEIEIDIAAPQVGVEIMAPPGMEEMTNQLQGLFQNLGQSTSKRKKLKIKDAYKQLVEDEAAKLVNQEDLKEQAIELVEQNGIVFLDEIDKICKRGESSGPDVSREGVQRDLLPLVEGCTVSTKHGMVKTDHILFIASGAFQMSKPSDLIPELQGRLPIRVELDALTAADFKRILTEPFASLTEQSIALMNTEGVTIEFTESGIERIAEAAWQVNERTENIGARRLHTVMEKLMEDISYDASEKSGSTFVIDADYVNDHLDTLVQDEDLSRFIL; via the coding sequence ATGTCTGAAATGACTCCACGTGAAATTGTTCACGAACTAGATGCACACATTATTGGCCAACAAAATGCCAAACGCTCGGTAGCCGTCGCACTGCGAAATCGCTGGCGCCGCATGCAGCTTGAGCCTGCATTGCGCCATGAAGTCACGCCAAAGAATATTTTAATGATCGGCCCAACCGGTGTGGGTAAAACAGAAATTGCCCGTCGTTTAGCCAAATTGGCTAACGCGCCGTTCATCAAAGTTGAAGCAACAAAATTTACTGAAGTCGGTTATGTCGGTAAAGAAGTGGAACAAATCATCCGTGATTTGACCGATTCTGCCGTTAAAATGACTCGCGAACAGCAGATGAAAAAATGCCGTTATCGTGCCGAAGAGCTTGCCGAAGAACGCATTTTAGATGCGTTATTGCCTAAGCCGAAAGATGACTGGGATACCGACAAAAAAGATGACTCGAGCACCCGTCAGGTTTTCCGTAAAAAGCTGCGTGAAGGCTTATTAGACGACAAAGAAATTGAAATCGACATAGCGGCACCTCAAGTAGGTGTTGAGATTATGGCGCCTCCAGGCATGGAAGAGATGACCAACCAGTTACAAGGGTTATTTCAAAATCTTGGTCAAAGCACCTCTAAGCGCAAAAAGCTTAAAATTAAAGATGCTTACAAGCAGCTCGTTGAAGATGAAGCCGCTAAGCTGGTCAATCAAGAAGACTTGAAAGAGCAAGCGATAGAGCTGGTTGAGCAAAATGGCATTGTGTTTTTAGACGAAATCGACAAAATCTGTAAACGCGGCGAAAGTTCAGGCCCCGACGTGTCTCGTGAAGGTGTGCAACGTGACTTACTGCCATTAGTTGAAGGTTGTACTGTGTCGACTAAGCACGGTATGGTCAAAACCGACCATATTTTGTTTATTGCCTCTGGTGCATTCCAGATGTCTAAACCCTCTGATCTCATTCCAGAGCTTCAAGGCCGTTTACCGATTCGAGTTGAGTTAGATGCCCTAACGGCTGCCGATTTTAAACGTATTTTAACCGAGCCATTTGCGTCACTTACTGAGCAAAGTATTGCCCTCATGAACACTGAAGGTGTCACTATAGAGTTTACTGAGTCAGGTATTGAACGTATTGCTGAAGCCGCATGGCAAGTGAACGAGCGTACTGAAAATATTGGTGCTCGCCGTTTACATACTGTGATGGAAAAGCTGATGGAAGATATCTCCTATGATGCTTCTGAAAAATCAGGTTCCACCTTTGTAATTGATGCTGACTATGTCAATGACCATCTTGATACCTTAGTACAAGATGAAGACTTAAGTCGCTTCATTTTATAA
- the hslV gene encoding ATP-dependent protease subunit HslV — MTTIVSVRRNNQVVIAGDGQVSLGNTVMKGNARKVRRLYHNKVLAGFAGGTADAFTLFERFEAKLEMHQGHLLKSAVELAKDWRTDKMLRKLEAMLVVADAQESLIITGNGDVVQPEYDLIAIGSGGNYAHASALALLQNTELSAEDIAEKSLTIAGDICVFTNQFKTIEKLDY, encoded by the coding sequence GTGACTACTATCGTATCCGTTCGCCGCAATAATCAAGTCGTCATCGCTGGTGATGGCCAAGTGTCTCTAGGCAATACCGTGATGAAAGGCAATGCCCGTAAAGTGCGCCGCCTATACCACAATAAAGTACTAGCTGGTTTTGCTGGCGGTACTGCCGATGCATTTACTCTTTTTGAGCGCTTTGAAGCTAAGCTCGAAATGCATCAAGGCCATTTATTAAAGTCTGCTGTCGAATTAGCCAAAGATTGGCGCACCGACAAAATGCTACGTAAACTCGAAGCTATGCTAGTGGTAGCCGATGCTCAAGAATCACTCATTATTACCGGTAACGGTGATGTGGTACAACCTGAGTACGATCTTATTGCTATCGGTTCTGGTGGCAACTATGCCCATGCATCGGCCTTAGCACTACTGCAAAATACCGAGTTAAGTGCAGAAGATATTGCAGAGAAATCACTGACAATTGCAGGTGACATTTGTGTATTCACCAACCAATTCAAAACTATCGAAAAGTTAGACTACTAA
- a CDS encoding SPOR domain-containing protein, translating into MSRDYANRKPRAGAKARAPQRKKAPKRSFPYFAVFVILTLLSGFGYFLWSINGSSDSPVTSEPVQQPKKKTVQAVAADAPKKVVKKDPNALPPKPQEEWTYLEELENKQVEIDLPQSGVVSSGIYQMQCGSFRQESQANEMKARIAFQGAEAQVRRSEGTNGIWYRVVLGPYPNKREAEHNRHKMQSAGLNGCIIWLWE; encoded by the coding sequence ATGAGTCGTGACTACGCAAATCGCAAACCTCGGGCGGGCGCAAAAGCCCGCGCGCCACAACGAAAAAAAGCACCTAAACGCTCTTTTCCTTATTTTGCTGTGTTTGTGATACTCACATTATTGAGCGGCTTTGGTTACTTTTTATGGTCGATTAATGGTAGCTCTGACTCACCAGTAACAAGTGAGCCGGTTCAGCAACCGAAAAAGAAAACCGTACAGGCCGTCGCCGCAGATGCACCTAAAAAAGTGGTTAAGAAAGATCCAAATGCATTACCACCTAAGCCACAAGAAGAATGGACTTATCTAGAGGAGCTTGAAAACAAGCAAGTTGAAATTGACTTGCCTCAGTCTGGAGTGGTTTCAAGTGGTATCTATCAAATGCAATGCGGATCGTTTAGACAAGAATCGCAAGCAAATGAAATGAAAGCCAGAATCGCCTTCCAAGGTGCTGAAGCGCAAGTTCGTCGTAGTGAAGGCACCAACGGAATATGGTATCGAGTAGTGTTAGGGCCTTATCCAAACAAACGCGAGGCAGAACATAACCGGCATAAGATGCAAAGCGCAGGTTTAAATGGCTGCATTATTTGGTTATGGGAATAA
- the argS gene encoding arginine--tRNA ligase produces MKSHIESLLEQTIESFKQQGIVPADFQARIQVDRTKDKSHGDLATNLAMMLTKVAKKNPRELAQLIIDTLPASSYVAKVEIAGPGFINFFIDDNALANQLQQALNSDHLGVILPPKQTIVVDYSSPNLAKEMHVGHLRSTIIGDSVVRALEFLGHKVIRQNHVGDWGTQFGMLLALMEELRAANGEQAKMELSDLESFYRAAKVRFDESTEFATRARQLVVALQSGDEYCNKLWREFNDISLSHCHDVYKRLGVSLTRADVHGESAYNADLAQVVSDLDAQGLLDESNGAKVVFQEAFRTKEGEPLPVIIQKADGGYLYATSDLAAMRYRSNVLKADRALYFVDLRQALHFQQVFSLAKLAKFVRPEMSLEHTGFGTMNGADGRPFKTRSGGVVKLVDLLDEADVRALELVRSKNPDMDEATLTEIARVVGISSVKYADLSKNRTSDYIFSFEQMLSFEGNTAPYLLYAYTRVAGIFKRAADIDLSQAKIVLEHEKEKDLGTKLAQFGEVLTRMTDKGLPHVLCGYLYELASEFSSFYEACPVLAAETEAEKQSRLLLSQLTAKTLKTGLSLLGIETLERM; encoded by the coding sequence ATGAAATCACATATTGAATCTTTACTAGAACAAACCATCGAATCCTTCAAACAGCAAGGGATTGTGCCGGCTGATTTTCAAGCCCGCATTCAGGTCGATCGCACTAAAGATAAAAGTCATGGTGACTTAGCGACTAACCTGGCAATGATGCTAACCAAAGTAGCTAAAAAGAACCCTCGCGAGTTGGCACAGCTGATCATTGATACTTTGCCTGCATCATCTTATGTGGCCAAAGTAGAAATTGCTGGTCCAGGGTTTATTAATTTCTTTATTGATGACAATGCATTAGCTAATCAGCTACAACAAGCGCTAAACAGTGACCACCTAGGCGTGATATTACCGCCTAAGCAAACGATCGTGGTTGATTATTCTTCGCCAAACTTAGCCAAAGAAATGCACGTCGGTCACTTACGTTCAACCATTATTGGTGACAGCGTAGTGCGCGCGCTTGAGTTTTTAGGCCATAAAGTGATCCGTCAAAACCACGTAGGCGACTGGGGAACTCAGTTTGGTATGCTACTGGCACTAATGGAAGAGTTACGCGCAGCCAATGGCGAACAAGCCAAAATGGAATTGTCTGACTTAGAAAGTTTTTATCGCGCAGCTAAAGTCCGTTTTGATGAGTCGACTGAATTTGCCACTCGTGCTCGTCAACTCGTGGTCGCTTTACAATCTGGTGACGAATACTGTAATAAATTATGGCGCGAGTTTAACGATATTTCATTAAGCCACTGCCATGATGTTTATAAACGTTTAGGGGTTAGCTTAACCCGCGCCGATGTGCACGGCGAAAGCGCCTATAATGCCGACCTTGCTCAAGTGGTTAGCGATCTTGATGCCCAAGGTTTGTTGGACGAAAGTAATGGCGCTAAAGTGGTGTTCCAAGAAGCATTTCGTACCAAAGAGGGCGAACCTCTTCCTGTTATCATCCAAAAAGCTGATGGTGGCTATTTATATGCAACTTCAGACCTTGCTGCCATGCGTTATCGTTCAAACGTACTAAAAGCCGATCGCGCGTTGTACTTTGTCGACTTACGCCAAGCACTGCATTTTCAGCAAGTGTTTAGTCTCGCCAAATTAGCTAAATTTGTACGCCCAGAAATGTCACTAGAGCACACAGGCTTTGGCACCATGAACGGTGCAGATGGACGCCCTTTTAAAACTCGTTCTGGTGGTGTAGTTAAATTAGTTGATTTACTTGATGAAGCCGATGTGCGAGCACTTGAACTTGTTCGTAGCAAAAACCCAGATATGGATGAAGCGACCCTTACTGAAATTGCTCGCGTAGTTGGGATCAGCTCGGTTAAGTATGCAGACCTATCTAAAAACAGAACCAGCGATTATATTTTCAGCTTTGAGCAAATGCTCAGTTTTGAAGGCAATACTGCACCTTATCTATTATATGCCTACACACGTGTTGCCGGTATTTTCAAGCGTGCGGCAGATATTGACCTTAGCCAAGCTAAGATTGTGCTCGAACATGAAAAAGAAAAAGACTTAGGCACTAAATTAGCCCAGTTTGGTGAAGTATTAACTCGCATGACAGACAAAGGCTTACCACATGTACTATGTGGATATCTTTATGAGCTTGCTAGCGAATTTTCGAGTTTTTATGAAGCTTGTCCAGTATTGGCTGCCGAAACTGAAGCCGAAAAACAAAGCCGTTTATTGTTGTCGCAATTAACCGCAAAGACCTTAAAAACGGGCTTGTCACTACTTGGCATTGAAACCCTAGAGCGGATGTAA